Proteins encoded by one window of Lathyrus oleraceus cultivar Zhongwan6 chromosome 1, CAAS_Psat_ZW6_1.0, whole genome shotgun sequence:
- the LOC127136026 gene encoding C-type lectin receptor-like tyrosine-protein kinase At1g52310 gives MELNLTVLQFLLLLLPLFLLPGIASNANLNETCGYFNGSLNRDTKAPCPNGWVMDPNKTKCFLHVGRPQSWNDSETCCNKYGGHLASLSSVLEQHFAQSLCGESINSCWIGGRLLNSTISGFQWTWSDNSQWNKSIFPLANVPLNCTGTGRSCLRNSTANLCAVMTNNSKSLMSERCDNPHASLCILDLDMKCNHMHCHRDYLVILAVVSGLILSTTLAVVVWLLVFKRGKKRRRSRKLSDPATSLPSWKVYTKEELRSITKNFSEGNRLAGDTKTGGTYSGVQPDGSKVAVKRIKRSSFQRKKEFNSAIGRVARLRHPNLVAVMGCCYDHGDRYIVYEFVANGPLDKWLHHIPRGGRSLDWAMRMQIATTLAQGIAFLHDKVKPQVVHRDIRASNVLLDEEFGAHLMGVGLSKFVPYEVMHERTVMAGGTYGYLAPEFVYRNELTTKSDVYSFGVLLLEIVSGRRPAQAVDSVGWQSIFEWATPLVQAHRYPELLDPYISSSSTSIIPETSAIQKVVDLVYSCTQHVPSMRPRMSHVVHQLQQFAQPPAK, from the exons ATGGAACTCAATCTCACGGTTCTGCAATTCCTTCTCCTTCTTCTACCGTTGTTTCTTCTTCCTGGAATCGCTTCCAATGCG AATCTTAATGAAACTTGTGGTTACTTCAATGGTTCACTCAATAGAGACACCAAAG CACCATGCCCAAATGGTTGGGTTATGGACCCTAATAAGACCAAATGCTTTCTCCATGTTGGGAGGCCTCAATCTTGGAATGACTCAGAGACATGTTGTAATAAATATGGAGGACATTTAGCATCATTGTCATCGGTTCTGGAGCAGCATTTTGCTCAAAGTCTATGTGGCGAATCCATAAATAGTTGTTGGATTGGAGGAAGATTACTCAACAGCACTATATCAGGTTTTCAGTGGACTTGGTCGGATAATTCTCAATGGAACAAGTCCATATTTCCTTTGGCTAATGTTCCACTTAATTGTACTGGAACCGGACGATCATGCCTTAGGAACAGTACAGCTAATTTATGTGCCGTAATGACTAATAATTCCAAATCCCTCATGAGTGAGAGATGCGATAATCCTCACGCTTCTCTATGTATACTTGACTTAG ATATGAAATGTAATCATATGCACTGCCACAGGGATTACCTTGTAATCCTTGCAGTGGTGAGTGGCTTGATACTCTCAACAACACTAGCAGTTGTTGTCTGGCTTCTTGTATTTAAGCGAGGCAAAAAGAGAAGACGGTCTAGAAAACTATCTGATCCTGCCACTTCACTTCCATCATGGAAAGTCTATACGAAAGAGGAACTAAGGTCAATTACAAAAAATTTCAGTGAAGGAAACCGTCTTGCTGGGGATACCAAGACTGGTGGTACGTACAGTGGGGTCCAACCTGATGGCTCAAAGGTTGCTGTTAAGAGAATAAAGAGGTCAAGCTTTCAGAGGAAAAAAGAGTTCAATTCTGCAATTGGTAGGGTTGCCAGGCTTCGACATCCAAATCTGGTGGCTGTGATGGGGTGCTGCTATGATCACGGTGACCGCTATATTGTTTACGAGTTTGTAGCTAATGGTCCCTTAGATAAATGGCTACATCACATACCAAGGGGAGGTCGCAGCTTAGATTGGGCTATGAGGATGCAGATTGCAACTACGCTTGCTCAAGGAATAGC GTTTCTACATGACAAAGTTAAGCCACAAGTTGTTCACCGAGATATACGAGCTAGTAATGTGCTGCTGGACGAGGAGTTTGGAGCACATCTTATGGGTGTTGGCTTGTCCAAGTTTGTGCCATATGAAGTAATGCATGAGAGGACTGTGATGGCAGGTGGAACCTATGGATATCTTGCTCCGGAGTTCGTCTACAGAAACGAGCTTACAACAAAGAGTGATGTTTATAGTTTTGGTGTGCTACTACTTGAAATAGTAAGCGGACGTAGACCAGCACAGGCAGTTGATTCTGTGGGTTGGCAGAGTATATTCGAATGGGCTACACCTCTTGTTCAAGCTCACCGCTACCCTGAACTCTTGGATCCTTATATATCATCCTCGTCTACTAGTATCATCCCCGAGACTAGTGCTATCCAAAAGGTTGTTGACCTCGTTTATTCATGCACACAGCATGTCCCTTCTATGCGGCCTAGAATGTCGCATGTTGTTCATCAGCTGCAACAGTTTGCCCAGCCACCTGCGAAATAA
- the LOC127136034 gene encoding uncharacterized protein LOC127136034 isoform X2 — protein MEEVVEIESLEKSLLEDNDGNEEESVLYEASFKEMEENFVKYQTVQWVLYSLLLILAWGIGLLMLLYIPIRRFILRKDIRSRSLYLTPNAIVYKVTRPVPFPCFGVLHKEKHVLLHSVADIVVEQGYLQSLFGVYSVRIENVGVRRPPSDDVKILGIANPNDFRKAVMMRLSNIRNEIVSRQSSTLEDSSHWMSLRYDSTHSRELLLLQKLEEVGSSVKRMQTLFEEQQSQTS, from the exons ATGGAGGAAGTTGTGGAAATAGAAAGCTTAGAGAAGAGTTTATTGGAAGACAATGACGGAAACGAAGAAGAATCAGTGTTATATGAAGCATCGTTTAAAGAAATGGAGGAGAATTTCGTCAAGTACCAAACGGTACAGTGGGTACTTTACTCATTGTTACTGATATTAGCTTGGGGAATTGGGTTACTCATGTTGCTTTATATACCGATCAGAAGGTTTATACTTAGAAAGGATATTCGTTCTAGAAGCCTTTACCTTACTCCAAATGCCATTGTTTATAAG GTCACAAGGCCGGTACCGTTTCCATGTTTTGGGGTGCTGCATAAAGAGAAGCATGTTCTACTGCATTCCGTGGCTGATATCGTGGTTGAACAAG GGTACTTGCAATCTCTGTTTGGTGTATACTCTGTTAGAATTGAAAATGTTGGAGTTAGAAGGCCACCCAGCGACGATGTTAAAATCCTCGGCATTGCAAATCCTAACGATTTCAGGAAG GCTGTCATGATGCGTCTATCAAACATAAGAAATGAGATAGTTTCAAGACAATCGTCTACATTAGAAGATTCTTCGCATTGGATG TCTTTGAGATACGATTCGACTCATTCTAGGGAGCTGCTGCTACTGCAAAAACTAGAGGAAGTTGGAAGCTCTGTCAAG CGAATGCAGACATTATTTGAGGAGCAACAATCTCAAACAAGTTGA
- the LOC127136034 gene encoding uncharacterized protein LOC127136034 isoform X1, with amino-acid sequence MEEVVEIESLEKSLLEDNDGNEEESVLYEASFKEMEENFVKYQTVQWVLYSLLLILAWGIGLLMLLYIPIRRFILRKDIRSRSLYLTPNAIVYKVTRPVPFPCFGVLHKEKHVLLHSVADIVVEQGYLQSLFGVYSVRIENVGVRRPPSDDVKILGIANPNDFRKVFYCLIKLCVCAHVSFISSFTLKCFQAVMMRLSNIRNEIVSRQSSTLEDSSHWMSLRYDSTHSRELLLLQKLEEVGSSVKRMQTLFEEQQSQTS; translated from the exons ATGGAGGAAGTTGTGGAAATAGAAAGCTTAGAGAAGAGTTTATTGGAAGACAATGACGGAAACGAAGAAGAATCAGTGTTATATGAAGCATCGTTTAAAGAAATGGAGGAGAATTTCGTCAAGTACCAAACGGTACAGTGGGTACTTTACTCATTGTTACTGATATTAGCTTGGGGAATTGGGTTACTCATGTTGCTTTATATACCGATCAGAAGGTTTATACTTAGAAAGGATATTCGTTCTAGAAGCCTTTACCTTACTCCAAATGCCATTGTTTATAAG GTCACAAGGCCGGTACCGTTTCCATGTTTTGGGGTGCTGCATAAAGAGAAGCATGTTCTACTGCATTCCGTGGCTGATATCGTGGTTGAACAAG GGTACTTGCAATCTCTGTTTGGTGTATACTCTGTTAGAATTGAAAATGTTGGAGTTAGAAGGCCACCCAGCGACGATGTTAAAATCCTCGGCATTGCAAATCCTAACGATTTCAGGAAGGTATTTTACTGTCTCATCAAATTGTGTGTTTGTGCGCACGTTTCTTTTATTTCTTCTTTCACTTTGAAATGTTTTCAGGCTGTCATGATGCGTCTATCAAACATAAGAAATGAGATAGTTTCAAGACAATCGTCTACATTAGAAGATTCTTCGCATTGGATG TCTTTGAGATACGATTCGACTCATTCTAGGGAGCTGCTGCTACTGCAAAAACTAGAGGAAGTTGGAAGCTCTGTCAAG CGAATGCAGACATTATTTGAGGAGCAACAATCTCAAACAAGTTGA
- the LOC127136034 gene encoding uncharacterized protein LOC127136034 isoform X3: MEEVVEIESLEKSLLEDNDGNEEESVLYEASFKEMEENFVKYQTVQWVLYSLLLILAWGIGLLMLLYIPIRRFILRKDIRSRSLYLTPNAIVYKLRSQGRYRFHVLGCCIKRSMFYCIPWLISWLNKGTCNLCLVYTLLELKMLELEGHPATMLKSSALQILTISGRYFTVSSNCVFVRTFLLFLLSL; the protein is encoded by the exons ATGGAGGAAGTTGTGGAAATAGAAAGCTTAGAGAAGAGTTTATTGGAAGACAATGACGGAAACGAAGAAGAATCAGTGTTATATGAAGCATCGTTTAAAGAAATGGAGGAGAATTTCGTCAAGTACCAAACGGTACAGTGGGTACTTTACTCATTGTTACTGATATTAGCTTGGGGAATTGGGTTACTCATGTTGCTTTATATACCGATCAGAAGGTTTATACTTAGAAAGGATATTCGTTCTAGAAGCCTTTACCTTACTCCAAATGCCATTGTTTATAAG CTCAGGTCACAAGGCCGGTACCGTTTCCATGTTTTGGGGTGCTGCATAAAGAGAAGCATGTTCTACTGCATTCCGTGGCTGATATCGTGGTTGAACAAG GGTACTTGCAATCTCTGTTTGGTGTATACTCTGTTAGAATTGAAAATGTTGGAGTTAGAAGGCCACCCAGCGACGATGTTAAAATCCTCGGCATTGCAAATCCTAACGATTTCAGGAAGGTATTTTACTGTCTCATCAAATTGTGTGTTTGTGCGCACGTTTCTTTTATTTCTTCTTTCACTTTGA
- the LOC127136046 gene encoding DEAD-box ATP-dependent RNA helicase 17 — protein MGTKIKSKTQVVKNKDSEKKAVANGTNKEDNNVFASCTFSSLGLHPTLCDQLRERMGFEGPTLVQAQAIPVVLSGRHALVNAATGTGKTIAYLAPIIHHLQSYDKRIDRSDGTFALVLVPTRELCLQVHEILQKLLHRFHWIVPGYIMGGESRSKEKARLRKGISILIATPGRLLDHLKNTASFLHTNLRWIIFDEADRILELGFGKEIQEILNLLGSMKTGHEDQENTVTRPSKFQRQNLLLSATLNEKVNHLAKISLEDPVMIGIDDKTMEPTSKIRFVHSDSDEDNEDKYSNKIAAVGAYKVPEQLIQRYLKVPCGSRLATLLSVLKHLFEREPSQKVVVFFSTCDAVDFHYSVLTEFLFSSHPQTEEGNRPIFLGCKTLRLHGNMEQEDRTTSFQAFKTDKSALLLSTDVSARGLDFPNVRCIIQYDSPGEATEYVHRVGRTARLGERGESLLFLQPAEIDYLQDLKKHGVSLTEYPLLKVLDSFPMSGHKNMKNSVFIDMHPWIMCLQKALESFLSSKPHMDELAKKAFCSWVRAYTAHRGDLKRIFMVKKLHLGHVAKSFALKQIPSLVGKSFQNQAKKRKRFEKKSGPSNKRKVARRVK, from the exons ATGGGGACGAAGATAAAGTCCAAAACTCAAGTGGTGAAAAACAAAGACAGCGAAAAGAAAGCCGTTGCTAATGGAACCAACAAAGAAGACAATAACGTTTTTGCTTCTTGCACCTTCTCTAGCCTTGGTCTTCACCCAACCTTATGTGACCAACTTCGCG AAAGAATGGGTTTTGAAGGTCCAACATTAGTGCAAGCTCAAGCCATTCCTGTTGTTCTATCTGGCCGTCACGC ACTAGTTAATGCTGCTACTGGCACGGGGAAGACGATTGCATACCTTGCTCCGATAATTCATCATTTACAGAGTTATGATAAGCGAATTGACCGCTCCGATGGAACATTTG CGTTGGTTCTTGTACCAACGCGTGAGTTATGTTTGCAGGTTCATGAAATTCTTCAGAAGTTATTGCATCGGTTTCATTGGATTGTTCCAGGATACATTATGGGTGGTGAGAGTAGATCAAAGGAGAAAGCCAGGCTGCGCAAAG GCATATCAATTCTTATTGCAACTCCTGGGCGCCTTTTAGATCACTTGAAGAATACAGCATCATTCTTGCACACAAATTTGCGCTGGATAATTTTTGATGAAGCTGATCG TATTTTGGAATTAGGATTTGGAAAAGAGATACAAGAAATACTAAATCTTTTAGGTTCAATGAAGACCGGGCATGAGGACCAAGAGAATACAGTTACAAGACCCTCTAAATTTCAAAGACAGAACTTGCTTTTGTCGGCAACCTTAAATGAGAAAGTAAACCACCTTGCCAAAATTAGCTTAGAGGATCCGGTGATGATTGGTATTGATGATAAAACAATGGAACCGACCTCAAAAATTAGATTTGTCCATTCCGACTCTGATGAAGACAATGAAGACAAGTATTCCAATAAAATAGCAGCAGTTGGAGCTTATAAAGTGCCTGAACAGTTGATTCAAAGATATTTGAAGG TGCCTTGTGGATCACGGCTTGCTACACTTCTTTCAGTTCTAAAGCATCTTTTTGAAAGGGAACCTTCACAGAAG GTTGTAGTATTCTTTTCAACATGTGATGCAGTGGACTTTCACTATTCGGTGTTAACAGAATTCCTTTTCTCATCACATCCACAAACTGAAGAAGGGAACAGACCAATTTTTCTTGGATGCAAAACTCTTCGGCTACATGGTAATATGGAACAGGAGGACAGGACGACCAGTTTTCAGGCCTTTAAAACTGATAAATCTGCCCTTCTTTTGTCTACTGACGTTTCTGCCAGAGGCCTAGATTTTCCAAATGTTAGATGCATCATACAATATGATTCTCCCGGAGAAGCTACTGAATATGTGCATAG AGTTGGAAGAACAGCTCGACTGGGCGAAAGAGGAGAGTCATTGTTATTTCTGCAACCTGCTGAAATAGACTATTTACAAGATTTGAAGAAACACGGTGTCTCATTAACAGAGTATCCTCTCCTCAAAGTGTTGGACAGTTTCCCAATGTCTGGACACAAAAACATGAAGAATTCTGTTTTCATAGACATGCATCCCTGGATCATGTGTCTCCAGAAGGCACTCGAGTCCTTCCTCTCTTCCAAG CCCCATATGGATGAACTTGCCAAGAAGGCATTTTGCTCTTGGGTCCGTGCATACACAGCACATCGCGGGGACCTGAAAAGAATATTTATGGTCAAGAAACTTCACTTGGGGCACGTAGCAAAAAGCTTTGCGTTGAAACAAATCCCTTCTTTAGTTGGAAAATCATTCCAAAACCAAGCTAAGAAGAGAAAAAGATTTGAGAAGAAAAGTGGGCCGTCAAATAAGAGAAAAGTTGCACGACGGGTGAAGTAA